The following coding sequences are from one Candidatus Nanopelagicus hibericus window:
- the rpsE gene encoding 30S ribosomal protein S5 — protein sequence MAANTTPTTGSRSEKPKGGREKRERRDGDFQKEKSPYTERVVFINRVAKVVKGGRRFSFTALVVVGDGKGMVGVGYGKAKEVPQAIAKAVEDGKKNFFKVPLLNGTIPHPVQGEKAAGVILLRPASPGTGVIAGGPVRAVLECAGITDVLTKSLGSGNPINMVHATAAALKMLENPTAIAARRGRPLEDVAPAALTRLIAEQVKVGA from the coding sequence ATGGCCGCGAATACAACCCCTACCACTGGTAGTCGCTCCGAGAAGCCAAAGGGCGGACGCGAAAAACGCGAACGTCGTGATGGTGATTTCCAAAAGGAAAAATCTCCATATACCGAGCGGGTAGTTTTCATTAACCGTGTTGCCAAAGTTGTTAAAGGTGGACGTCGTTTCTCCTTTACTGCATTGGTTGTCGTAGGCGATGGCAAAGGCATGGTTGGTGTTGGTTATGGCAAGGCAAAAGAGGTGCCACAAGCTATTGCGAAAGCGGTAGAAGATGGCAAAAAGAATTTCTTTAAAGTGCCACTATTAAATGGAACGATTCCACATCCAGTACAGGGTGAAAAAGCTGCCGGAGTAATTTTGCTTCGTCCAGCATCTCCAGGAACTGGTGTGATTGCTGGTGGTCCAGTTCGCGCCGTACTTGAGTGTGCTGGTATTACCGATGTGCTTACTAAATCTTTGGGTTCAGGAAATCCAATTAATATGGTGCACGCCACCGCTGCGGCATTAAAGATGTTGGAAAACCCAACTGCAATTGCAGCTCGCCGTGGACGTCCACTTGAGGATGTTGCCCCTGCCGCTTTGACTCGCTTAATTGCCGAGCAAGTAAAGGTTGGTGCCTAA
- the rplF gene encoding 50S ribosomal protein L6 produces the protein MSRIGKMPIAIPSGVEINVAGQSVSVKGPKGSLTKVLAEPITAKQEGSTLTISRPDETRLSRSLHGMSRTLVANMIEGVTKGYSKKINIVGVGYKVAAKGKNLEFALGYSHPINFIADEGITFKIDSPTEITVVGIDKQLVGETTAKIQKLRKVDPYKGKGLHLEGAYIRRKQGKTGKK, from the coding sequence ATGTCACGTATTGGAAAAATGCCGATTGCAATTCCATCTGGAGTTGAGATAAATGTTGCTGGTCAATCAGTTTCAGTTAAGGGACCTAAGGGGAGTTTAACTAAGGTACTTGCTGAGCCAATTACTGCAAAGCAGGAGGGTTCAACTCTTACTATCTCTCGCCCAGATGAAACACGTTTATCACGTTCACTTCATGGAATGTCTCGCACCTTAGTGGCGAACATGATTGAAGGAGTAACTAAGGGATACAGCAAGAAGATAAATATTGTTGGTGTTGGATACAAGGTTGCTGCAAAGGGTAAAAACCTAGAGTTCGCCCTTGGCTACAGCCACCCAATCAACTTTATTGCCGATGAAGGCATCACTTTCAAAATTGACTCACCAACTGAAATCACAGTAGTTGGTATCGATAAGCAATTAGTTGGTGAGACCACAGCAAAGATTCAAAAGCTTCGCAAGGTTGATCCTTATAAAGGTAAGGGTCTACATCTTGAGGGTGCTTATATTCGCCGCAAGCAAGGAAAGACAGGTAAAAAATAA
- a CDS encoding adenylate kinase, translating into MRLILVGPPGAGKGTQAVHLAAHYQIPHISTGDIFRANLKNGTELGKQAQSFMDRGELVPDSVTNEMVKDRLGNPDAAKGFLLDGFPRNTNQAQVLDQILVEKKMPLDAALELKIDHAEIIKRLSGRRTCRGCGASSHVEFEKPKVAGVCDKCGGQLYQREDDKEEVLNRRLEIYAQQTEPIISFYNSKGLLKNISAVGSVETITKAAISALGK; encoded by the coding sequence ATGCGATTAATCCTGGTTGGACCACCAGGTGCTGGTAAAGGAACACAAGCAGTTCACTTAGCTGCTCACTACCAAATTCCACACATTTCTACTGGTGATATTTTTCGTGCTAATTTGAAAAACGGCACTGAACTTGGCAAACAAGCACAATCATTTATGGATCGCGGAGAATTAGTACCAGATTCAGTGACAAATGAAATGGTGAAAGATCGCCTTGGTAATCCAGATGCTGCCAAAGGGTTTTTATTAGATGGCTTTCCACGCAACACCAATCAAGCACAAGTACTTGATCAAATTTTGGTAGAGAAAAAAATGCCACTTGATGCGGCGTTAGAATTAAAAATTGATCATGCGGAAATTATTAAGCGACTATCAGGTCGTAGAACCTGCCGTGGTTGCGGTGCATCCTCACATGTTGAGTTTGAAAAACCAAAGGTTGCAGGAGTATGTGATAAATGTGGTGGCCAGTTATATCAACGTGAAGATGACAAAGAAGAGGTCTTAAACCGAAGATTAGAAATTTATGCCCAACAAACTGAACCAATTATCAGCTTTTATAATTCAAAGGGATTACTTAAAAATATTTCAGCAGTAGGTAGCGTGGAAACAATTACTAAAGCTGCCATATCAGCGCTAGGTAAGTAA
- a CDS encoding DNA-directed RNA polymerase subunit alpha — MLIAQRPILTEEVVSDYRSRFIIEPLEPGFGYTLGNSIRRTLLSSIPGAAVTGIRVNNALHEFTALEGVKEDLTEIVLNIKNLVLSSDNDEPSLLYIRKNGEGIVTGADVAAPAGVQVHNPELHIATLNSKAKFEIELTVERGRGYITAVQNKQAGGEIGRIPVDSIYSPVLRVTYKVEATRVEQRTDFDRLVVDVETKRSMKPADAMASAGKTLVELFGLARELNANAEGIEMGPSIQDAALAADMALPIEDLDLTVRSYNCLKREGIHTVGELLARSEADLMDIRNFGSKSIDEVKAKLQSMGMQLKDSPAGFDLTKHANYGSSVDDELVDADEV, encoded by the coding sequence GTGCTAATTGCACAACGCCCAATCCTCACTGAGGAAGTAGTAAGCGATTACCGTTCACGGTTCATCATCGAGCCGCTGGAGCCAGGTTTTGGCTATACCCTTGGTAATTCAATTCGTCGCACATTGCTATCTTCAATTCCAGGAGCAGCTGTTACTGGGATCAGAGTTAATAATGCGTTGCATGAGTTCACAGCATTAGAAGGTGTGAAAGAGGATCTCACTGAGATCGTTTTAAACATCAAAAACCTAGTCTTATCCTCAGATAATGATGAACCATCACTACTTTACATCCGTAAAAATGGTGAGGGAATTGTTACTGGTGCAGATGTAGCAGCTCCAGCCGGTGTGCAGGTGCACAACCCAGAGCTTCACATTGCCACTTTAAACTCAAAGGCAAAGTTTGAGATTGAGTTAACTGTTGAGCGCGGCCGTGGTTACATCACTGCGGTACAAAATAAGCAAGCAGGAGGAGAGATTGGCCGGATTCCGGTTGATTCAATTTACTCACCAGTTTTGCGTGTTACCTACAAAGTTGAGGCAACTCGTGTTGAACAGCGCACCGACTTTGATCGATTAGTTGTAGATGTTGAGACCAAGCGATCAATGAAGCCAGCTGATGCCATGGCATCTGCCGGAAAAACTCTAGTTGAGTTGTTTGGACTTGCCCGCGAACTTAATGCAAATGCTGAAGGTATTGAGATGGGACCTTCCATTCAAGATGCAGCACTTGCTGCAGATATGGCGCTACCAATTGAAGATCTTGATCTGACAGTCCGTTCTTATAACTGCTTAAAGCGTGAAGGTATTCACACAGTTGGTGAATTACTCGCTCGCTCGGAGGCAGATCTGATGGATATTCGTAACTTCGGTTCCAAATCAATTGATGAGGTTAAGGCGAAATTACAATCAATGGGAATGCAACTTAAAGATAGCCCAGCAGGGTTTGATTTAACAAAGCATGCCAACTATGGCAGCTCTGTTGATGATGAACTTGTTGATGCGGATGAGGTCTAG
- the secY gene encoding preprotein translocase subunit SecY, with the protein MLSAFAKAFKTPDLRVKIFFTLAIMALFRLGSVIPTPGVSYVNVQECLKTANTGGLFGLINLFSGGALLQLSVFALGIMPYITSSIIVQLLTVVIPRFEALKKEGQSGTAKLTQYTRYLTIGLAILQSTGLVAVAQIEGRIFPNCALPIIPDTSWQRIITMIAVMTAGTSVIMWLGELITDRGVGNGMSILIFTSIAATFPGQLWSIRLQKGWFAFLFIMAVGVLIVAAVVFVEQAQRRIPVQYAKRQVGRQQYGGTSTYIPIKVNQSGVIPVIFASSLLYIPSLIVNFSGSQAGWAIWVSKNLVNGDNYFYIALYALLIVFFTYFYVAITFNPDEVSDNMKKYGGFIPGIRAGRPTSEYLQYVLSRITAPGALYLSIVAVIPFIALILFQASQNFPFGGTSILIVVGVGLDTAKQIESQLQQRSYEGFLR; encoded by the coding sequence TTGTTATCAGCATTTGCCAAGGCGTTTAAAACCCCTGATCTTCGCGTCAAGATTTTCTTCACCCTAGCTATCATGGCGTTGTTCAGATTAGGTTCAGTAATTCCAACTCCTGGTGTCTCTTATGTGAATGTGCAGGAGTGCCTAAAGACTGCAAACACCGGTGGATTATTTGGCTTGATTAACCTATTTAGTGGTGGCGCATTGTTACAACTAAGCGTATTTGCTCTTGGCATCATGCCTTACATCACCAGCTCGATCATCGTTCAATTATTAACAGTTGTTATTCCTAGATTTGAAGCATTAAAGAAGGAAGGCCAATCAGGAACTGCCAAATTAACCCAATACACCCGTTACCTAACAATTGGTTTGGCTATTTTGCAATCCACCGGCTTAGTTGCAGTTGCACAAATTGAGGGTCGAATTTTTCCAAACTGTGCTCTACCAATTATTCCTGACACATCATGGCAGCGAATTATCACCATGATTGCAGTAATGACCGCCGGAACATCAGTAATTATGTGGTTGGGTGAGTTGATTACCGATCGTGGTGTTGGAAACGGTATGTCTATTTTGATTTTCACCTCAATTGCTGCAACATTCCCAGGTCAACTTTGGTCAATCAGATTACAAAAAGGCTGGTTCGCATTCCTATTTATTATGGCAGTTGGCGTACTTATTGTTGCTGCGGTGGTATTTGTGGAGCAAGCACAACGACGAATTCCAGTTCAGTATGCCAAGCGTCAAGTAGGTCGTCAGCAATATGGTGGAACTAGCACCTATATTCCAATCAAGGTTAACCAATCTGGTGTTATCCCAGTTATTTTTGCATCCTCCCTGCTTTATATTCCATCGTTGATTGTGAACTTCAGCGGCAGCCAAGCAGGCTGGGCTATTTGGGTATCAAAAAATCTTGTAAATGGCGATAACTACTTTTACATCGCACTATATGCGTTATTGATTGTTTTCTTCACCTACTTTTATGTAGCGATCACATTTAACCCAGATGAGGTATCTGACAACATGAAAAAGTACGGTGGCTTTATTCCAGGAATCAGAGCTGGCAGACCAACCTCTGAATACCTGCAATATGTATTATCAAGAATTACCGCCCCTGGCGCCCTATACCTTTCTATCGTTGCGGTTATTCCATTTATTGCATTGATTCTTTTCCAAGCTTCACAAAACTTTCCATTTGGTGGCACCTCAATTTTGATTGTTGTTGGCGTTGGCTTGGATACTGCCAAGCAGATTGAATCTCAATTACAACAACGCTCTTATGAGGGGTTCTTGCGCTAA
- the infA gene encoding translation initiation factor IF-1, whose amino-acid sequence MAKKDGAIEIEGTVAEALPNAMFRVELTNGHKVLAHISGKMRQNYIRILPADKVIVELSPYDLTRGRIIYRYK is encoded by the coding sequence TTGGCCAAGAAAGACGGTGCAATTGAGATCGAAGGCACCGTTGCTGAAGCACTACCGAACGCAATGTTCCGAGTTGAGTTAACAAATGGGCACAAAGTTTTAGCACATATCAGTGGAAAGATGCGACAGAACTACATTCGCATTTTGCCGGCAGATAAAGTGATTGTAGAACTTAGTCCATACGATCTCACCAGAGGTCGAATTATTTATCGTTACAAATAA
- the rpsD gene encoding 30S ribosomal protein S4, whose translation MARYTGADCKRCRREKVKLFLKGSKCDGPKCPIESRPYPPGQHGRARSKDSEYLLQMREKQKCARIYGILERQFRGYYEEANRLQGKTGENLLVLLETRLDNVVFRAGFAKSRDMARQLVRHGHFLVNGKSVNIPSFQVTPMDIIDVVPASLDTTPFIVASAELGEKTVPAWMEVVGSKMRILVHAVPTRPIIDTQVQEQLIVELYSK comes from the coding sequence ATGGCTCGCTATACCGGTGCTGATTGCAAAAGATGCCGTCGCGAAAAAGTAAAGCTCTTCCTTAAGGGCTCCAAGTGCGATGGACCAAAATGTCCAATTGAGTCACGTCCATATCCACCAGGACAACACGGCCGTGCTCGTTCAAAAGATTCTGAGTACTTACTACAGATGCGTGAGAAGCAGAAGTGCGCACGTATTTATGGAATTCTGGAAAGACAGTTCCGTGGTTACTACGAAGAGGCAAACCGTCTGCAAGGTAAGACTGGTGAGAATCTTTTAGTACTACTTGAAACCAGATTAGACAATGTTGTCTTCCGCGCTGGCTTTGCTAAGAGCCGTGATATGGCACGCCAACTTGTGCGCCATGGTCACTTCTTAGTCAATGGCAAAAGCGTAAATATCCCATCCTTCCAAGTAACACCAATGGACATAATTGATGTTGTACCAGCCTCACTTGATACCACACCATTTATTGTTGCCAGCGCCGAGCTTGGTGAGAAAACAGTTCCAGCATGGATGGAGGTTGTGGGCTCCAAGATGAGAATCCTGGTGCACGCAGTTCCCACCCGCCCAATTATTGATACTCAGGTACAAGAGCAACTAATCGTTGAGCTTTACTCCAAGTAA
- the map gene encoding type I methionyl aminopeptidase: MAIEIKNLTQLKSMRKAGLVVADTLKLIKQSTQIGMTTLDLNEIAIANLAKHGATSSFLGYHGFPAVICASVNEEVVHGIPNKRKLVSGDLLSIDFGAIIEGWHGDAAISFGLGEIDSADQKLMDVCEQSLWRGIAAGKCGGKLTDISAAVEGYINSQGKYGILREYGGHGIGSAMHQEPHILNFGPAGNGPELVVGMALAIEPMITRGNERTKVLSDDWTVVSQDSSKGAHFEHTYTIAPDGKVFVLTASDGGASELAKLGVEISDLL, encoded by the coding sequence ATGGCAATTGAGATAAAAAATCTCACCCAATTAAAATCCATGCGAAAAGCTGGTCTAGTGGTGGCTGATACTTTAAAACTGATTAAACAATCAACACAAATTGGCATGACTACTTTAGATTTAAATGAGATTGCGATTGCAAATCTTGCCAAACATGGTGCTACCTCATCATTTTTGGGGTATCACGGATTTCCAGCAGTTATTTGTGCATCCGTTAATGAAGAGGTAGTTCACGGAATTCCTAACAAAAGAAAACTAGTATCTGGTGATCTATTATCAATTGATTTTGGGGCAATCATTGAAGGCTGGCATGGTGATGCTGCGATCTCATTTGGCCTCGGTGAGATTGATTCGGCAGATCAGAAGTTAATGGATGTATGTGAGCAATCTTTATGGCGTGGTATTGCAGCTGGAAAATGTGGTGGCAAGTTAACGGATATATCTGCTGCGGTTGAAGGTTATATAAACTCGCAAGGTAAGTATGGAATCTTGCGCGAGTATGGTGGCCATGGAATTGGTAGTGCGATGCATCAAGAGCCACATATATTAAATTTTGGTCCCGCTGGTAATGGACCAGAGTTGGTTGTGGGAATGGCACTTGCAATTGAGCCAATGATCACCCGAGGCAATGAGCGCACCAAAGTTTTAAGTGATGATTGGACCGTGGTTTCACAAGATTCATCAAAAGGTGCTCACTTCGAACACACCTACACAATCGCACCAGATGGCAAAGTATTTGTATTAACCGCATCAGATGGCGGCGCCAGTGAGCTAGCTAAATTAGGTGTTGAAATCTCTGATTTGCTCTGA
- a CDS encoding type Z 30S ribosomal protein S14 — protein sequence MAKTSLKVRASRKPKFKVRGYTRCQRCGRVHAVYQKFGICRICFREMAHAGELPGITKASW from the coding sequence ATGGCAAAAACATCACTAAAGGTAAGAGCTAGCCGTAAACCAAAGTTTAAGGTTCGCGGTTATACACGTTGCCAACGTTGTGGCCGCGTCCATGCTGTCTATCAAAAATTTGGTATCTGCCGTATTTGCTTCCGCGAAATGGCACATGCCGGAGAACTACCAGGTATCACCAAGGCGTCTTGGTAA
- the rpsK gene encoding 30S ribosomal protein S11, with amino-acid sequence MATEKTKPAKEAAAKPAPKKIKARKKDKKNVAFGHAYIKSTFNNTIVSITDPAGSVIAWSSSGQVGFKGSRKSTPFAAQMAAEAAARKAQEHGLKKVDVFVKGPGSGRETAIRSLQAAGLEVGAIADVTPAPHNGCRPRKPRRV; translated from the coding sequence ATGGCTACTGAGAAAACTAAACCAGCAAAAGAGGCTGCTGCAAAGCCAGCACCAAAGAAAATTAAAGCGCGTAAGAAGGATAAGAAAAATGTTGCCTTCGGTCACGCCTATATCAAGAGCACATTTAATAACACCATTGTTTCAATCACCGATCCAGCAGGTTCGGTAATTGCTTGGTCATCATCTGGCCAAGTTGGATTTAAAGGTTCTCGTAAATCAACTCCATTCGCTGCGCAAATGGCTGCTGAAGCTGCTGCTCGCAAAGCACAGGAGCATGGTTTAAAAAAGGTAGATGTATTTGTTAAGGGACCTGGCTCTGGCCGGGAAACTGCAATCCGTTCATTACAAGCAGCCGGTCTTGAGGTTGGAGCCATCGCAGATGTAACTCCAGCACCACACAACGGTTGCCGTCCACGTAAACCACGTCGAGTATAA
- the rpsH gene encoding 30S ribosomal protein S8 gives MTMTDPIADMLARLRNANSAYHEKVSIPSSSVKARIAEILKQEGYISNFHIENNPTGFGKTLVLDLKFGSNRERSIAGLRRVSKPGLRVYAKSTGLPKVLGGLGVAIISTSSGLLTDKQANKQGVGGEVLAYVW, from the coding sequence ATGACAATGACAGACCCGATCGCAGACATGCTTGCACGTTTGCGTAACGCTAATTCGGCGTACCACGAGAAGGTTTCAATTCCTTCATCTTCGGTAAAGGCTCGAATTGCTGAGATATTAAAGCAGGAGGGTTATATTTCTAATTTTCACATTGAAAATAATCCAACCGGCTTTGGTAAGACATTAGTTTTAGATCTTAAATTTGGTTCAAACCGTGAGCGATCAATCGCTGGTTTGCGCCGAGTTTCAAAGCCAGGACTTCGGGTATATGCAAAATCAACAGGTCTGCCTAAAGTATTAGGTGGCCTTGGTGTTGCAATTATTTCCACATCCTCAGGTTTGCTTACTGATAAGCAAGCTAACAAACAGGGAGTAGGCGGAGAAGTTCTCGCCTACGTATGGTGA
- the rplR gene encoding 50S ribosomal protein L18 → MTIGSKVVKGSATKARIRRHFRLRKRVSGTSTRPRLVVSRSARHLFVQVVDDTTSTTLASASTMEKELRNFAGDKTAKAKQIGELIAKRAKEKGVSTVVFDRGGNKYHGRVAAVATSARANGLEF, encoded by the coding sequence ATGACTATCGGTTCTAAGGTTGTTAAGGGTTCAGCTACTAAAGCGCGAATCCGCCGTCACTTCCGTCTGCGCAAACGTGTTTCTGGTACATCAACTCGTCCACGGTTAGTTGTTTCTCGATCTGCCCGCCATTTATTTGTGCAGGTTGTTGATGACACTACCTCTACTACTTTGGCATCTGCCTCCACTATGGAGAAGGAGCTACGTAACTTTGCTGGTGATAAAACTGCAAAGGCAAAGCAGATTGGTGAATTAATTGCCAAGCGGGCAAAAGAAAAAGGAGTTTCTACTGTGGTATTTGATCGCGGTGGCAATAAGTATCACGGCCGAGTTGCAGCAGTTGCAACAAGTGCTCGTGCAAACGGATTGGAGTTCTAA
- the rplO gene encoding 50S ribosomal protein L15, producing the protein MVLKIHHLRPAPGAKTAKTRKGRGEASKGKTAGRGGKGTRARNVVRAGFEGGQLPLVMRLPKLRGFKNPERIEYQAVNISTINSLYPKGGDVTVDDLVKKGAARMGHPVKVLGNGEISVKVTVLAHAFSSSATEKITAAGGTAKTL; encoded by the coding sequence ATGGTGCTCAAGATTCATCATTTACGTCCAGCACCTGGTGCTAAAACAGCTAAGACTCGTAAGGGTCGCGGTGAGGCATCAAAGGGAAAGACTGCTGGTCGTGGTGGTAAAGGAACGCGTGCTCGTAACGTAGTTCGTGCTGGATTTGAAGGCGGTCAATTGCCATTAGTTATGCGCTTGCCAAAACTTCGCGGATTTAAAAATCCAGAAAGAATTGAGTATCAGGCGGTAAATATTTCAACAATTAACTCACTTTATCCAAAAGGTGGGGATGTCACAGTTGATGATTTAGTTAAAAAAGGTGCAGCTCGGATGGGTCATCCAGTAAAGGTGCTTGGTAATGGTGAGATATCAGTGAAGGTAACTGTTTTAGCTCATGCATTCTCTAGCTCTGCTACTGAAAAGATCACCGCAGCTGGTGGAACTGCAAAAACACTTTAA
- the rplE gene encoding 50S ribosomal protein L5, which yields MATDLAPRLKGRYRAEIAPALKTKFGYKNVMQIPTLSKVVVNMGVGEAARDSKIIEGAIRDLAVITGQRPQVTRSRKSIAQFKLRENMPIGAHVTLRNDRMWEFTDRLLSIALPRIRDFRGLSPKQFDGNGNYTFGLTEQVVFPEIEQDKIDRTRGMDITFVTTAKTDEEGRELLRALGFPFQEK from the coding sequence ATGGCTACTGATTTAGCACCACGTCTTAAGGGACGTTATCGCGCTGAGATTGCACCAGCTCTTAAAACCAAGTTTGGTTATAAGAATGTGATGCAGATTCCTACCCTTTCCAAGGTTGTTGTAAATATGGGTGTTGGCGAGGCTGCTCGGGATTCAAAGATTATTGAGGGTGCTATTCGCGACCTGGCAGTTATCACTGGACAGCGTCCACAGGTAACAAGATCTCGTAAATCAATTGCGCAATTTAAATTGCGTGAGAATATGCCAATTGGTGCACACGTCACCTTGCGTAATGACCGCATGTGGGAGTTCACCGATCGACTACTTTCAATTGCATTGCCACGTATCCGCGACTTCCGCGGACTTTCACCAAAACAATTTGATGGAAATGGCAATTACACCTTTGGCTTAACGGAACAGGTTGTATTCCCAGAGATCGAGCAGGACAAAATCGATCGCACTCGCGGAATGGATATTACTTTCGTAACCACTGCTAAAACCGATGAAGAGGGAAGAGAGTTGCTTCGTGCACTTGGTTTCCCTTTCCAGGAAAAATAA
- the rpmD gene encoding 50S ribosomal protein L30 gives MKRLKVTQIRSKVGNPPDQRDTLRSLGLKRIGDVVVKEDRPEIRGMVYAVRHLIAVEEVE, from the coding sequence ATGAAAAGATTAAAAGTCACACAAATTAGATCTAAGGTTGGAAATCCTCCTGATCAGCGCGACACACTTCGTTCACTTGGTTTAAAACGAATTGGTGATGTAGTTGTAAAGGAAGATCGTCCAGAGATTCGTGGCATGGTTTACGCCGTGCGTCACTTAATTGCAGTTGAGGAGGTTGAATAA
- the rpsM gene encoding 30S ribosomal protein S13, whose amino-acid sequence MARLVGVDLPREKRVEVALTYIFGMGLTRSQATLAATGISPDTRVKDLQEPDLAKLREFIEANYKIEGDLRREVASNIRRKVDIQSYQGSRHRKGLPVRGQRTHTNARTRKGPRVAIAGKKVEAK is encoded by the coding sequence ATGGCACGTCTTGTTGGTGTAGACCTTCCTCGCGAAAAGCGGGTTGAAGTCGCACTTACTTATATTTTTGGAATGGGGTTAACTCGTTCGCAAGCAACACTTGCAGCAACTGGTATTTCACCAGATACTCGAGTCAAAGATCTACAAGAGCCAGATTTGGCAAAGCTTCGTGAATTCATTGAAGCAAACTACAAAATTGAGGGTGACCTGCGCCGTGAAGTTGCAAGCAATATTCGCCGCAAGGTTGATATTCAAAGCTATCAAGGCTCAAGACACCGTAAAGGATTGCCAGTACGCGGACAAAGAACTCATACAAATGCCCGTACTCGCAAAGGCCCACGTGTTGCAATCGCTGGTAAGAAAGTTGAGGCCAAGTAA
- the rpmJ gene encoding 50S ribosomal protein L36, with protein MKVKPSVKKICDKCKVIRRNGRVMIICENLRHKQRQG; from the coding sequence GTGAAGGTCAAACCTAGCGTTAAGAAGATTTGCGACAAATGCAAAGTCATTCGTCGTAATGGCCGGGTAATGATTATTTGCGAAAACCTACGTCACAAACAACGACAGGGTTAA